TGACGTTAATGTCCCATAACGCGGCTGACAGCTTCTAGCACTTTTGTTTCCTCGAACGGCTTGACAATAAAATCTTTTGCCCCTAGTTCAATCGCTTCCGTTACAATTCTTTGTTGGCGCATAGCGGTGCACATGATAACCTTCGCTTTAGGATCGAAGGTTAAGATATCACGAAGCGACTTAATGCCATTTTTCACTGGCATTGTAACATCCATTGTCACGATGTCCGGCCGCAGTGTTTTATACAGGTTCGCTGCTTGCTCGCCGTCCGCCGCTTCACCTGCGATTATGTAATTTGCCTCCTCCAAGATCTCTCTGAGTTTCACTCTCATGAACTTGGCGTCGTCTACAACTAAAACTCTTGTCATATTCCCCTCCAAAACTTGATTTCCACAGATAATAGTCTTATTGTACCAAAAACAACAGCATGAGTAGTAGTGCGAAAGTAATTTATCTCAAAAACCAGTAAATCCTCCAAATAGATCCGACAGCAAAATAATGATCAGGCTCATC
The Bacillus vallismortis genome window above contains:
- a CDS encoding response regulator; the encoded protein is MTRVLVVDDAKFMRVKLREILEEANYIIAGEAADGEQAANLYKTLRPDIVTMDVTMPVKNGIKSLRDILTFDPKAKVIMCTAMRQQRIVTEAIELGAKDFIVKPFEETKVLEAVSRVMGH